TTCGACTTCCAGTTGAAGACATAGTAAAAATTATTACTAGTCAAAAGAAAAAACCATCATTTGTTGTTGTTGATGGCTCGCAATCTTTTTCTCATAGCCCATTAAATATTTTAGAATATAGTGATTTTTACATAACAGGTTGTCATAAATGGCTGAGAGCGTGGCATCCAATGGGATTAGCTTTTTGTTCTCAATCCAATTCGGTAGAATTTATAACAACTATTTATCGTCAGATGCTGGAAAAGGGCAAATTAGATGACCCTCTTTTAAATTTTACAAACCAACTTGAATTAGGATCTAATTCTGCATTTACAGAAACTGTAAACTTGAATTCATTATTTTCAGCAGCAGCAGCAGTAGCAAATATCCTTGAGGGTAATCAATCAATGGAACAAAAATTTAAGAAATTAGTTGAGCAAGTAGAAAAGCTAGAAGCTGTTTCAATAAATTATCACTGGACACCTTTAGTTAAAAACGATTCCCTCAAATCAGGAATTGGTTTAATCAAAAGCACGAAACCATCAATTAGAGCTTTGACGCCAAAACAACTTCGAGCTAGTTTTCAGTCACATGGGATTGATTTAACAGCTTATGGAAAAGGTATTATTCGCATCTCGGCACCTATTAAAGAATTAGATATAAATGATTATAAACTGTTTCATAAAGCTTTAGATTTTTGTCATTCATAAGCAGAAATATGTTAAATAGAAAAATTGGTTTAGAATTTGAATTTCCAGCAATTAATCTAAGTGATGGTAAAATGATCGACCGCTCCCAAATCAAAAAAGTTTGGGACGAATTAGGAAAAAACTTTGATTATCAAACTTATTACGATCCTGCAACTAAGCAGCCTGTAGGAGTTTTATACAAAGATGAAGATGGCAGGATCGTGATTGTCGATACTGACGTCAGTGTTGGTTTAGTTGAGTTTGGCTTTAATCCCTTTTACACTTTACATGATTGTTATGAAAATATGGTAAAAATACTCAAAAACTTTTTACCATATTTTCATAATAATGGTATTGGGTTACTATCTACTACTTTTCATCCCAAAACTCCCAATTTTTATCCCGATCTCAAAACTGAAAAAGTCTGGTATAGAGTGTTACTTAAACATCTAAATCATTATCTGGGATCTAATTACGCAGCTCATCAGGTTTGTATCGATGTAAGCTATGAAGAACTTATGCCATTGACTAACTCTCTTCTAGCTCTTTCTAGTATATTTATTGCTTTGTTTGCTAATAGTTCAGTCGGTGAAAACAAAATTTTTCAAAATCATGATGAAAGAGAATATCGTTGGGATTTTTGGCCTAGCAATCATCCGAACCGCCTGCAATTACCAAGTCGCAAATTTGCCAGTTTCACAGAATATTTAAAGTATAATTTTGAGGTTCCTTTCGTCGCTGTAAAGCGACCAAATAGTTTCTGTATTGTTGAAGATGAAGTTAGTAATTTTGAGTATTTAGTCAAAGATAATTGGAAGGCTTTTGATGTGATCGACACTGAATACAAATTTCTTGAACCTACAATTAATGATGTTAATGAAATGAATCAGTATATTTTCCTGAAAACCAGGATAAAATACTTTTTTAAAAAGCAATCTTCATTATCAGATTTATTAAAAAACTATAAGGAGAATACATTTGACGATTTTGCTAAGGTAAATCTTGAAAAATTGTATTTAGAAAATAGAAGTATAGATGCTCAAAATTGGGATGAAATTATGGCTCCTTCTGCATTTATCCTCGGTCTAATTGAAAACCTGCCTCAGACAAAAAAAGTCGTCGATAGTCAACCTTGGGAATATTGGTTGGAACTGAGAAAAAGAACGATAAAAAGTAGTCTAAAAGTAGAAGAAGCTGTTTTAATTAGTCAAGAATTATTAGAAATTTCTAAGCAAGGATTGGTAAAAAGAAATATGGGAGAAGAAGTATATCTAGATTCCATTGCTAGGAACTTAAAAGACCAAAAATCTCCAGCAATGAAAGCTATTGAAGAATATCAAGATCGCGGCATCGATGGATATATAAAAAATAGACTAATTAACTTATAAATCGATTATTGGGACTTATAACAGCGATCGGACGCTGTTTACTGTTTACTGCTAGCTGGTATAAGTCACGCTACCTTCAAAACTTTCACCTCTAGTCTCTAAAAAAGAACGAGCCAGAAAAAAGCTACAAATAGATTTAGCATCAATAGCTTCCCCTACTAAAATAGCTTCTAAAAACTCTTGAGGAGATAGTAAAACCACCTCAATATCTTCATCATCATCTAAATTTAAAGGCTGCTGTAGCTTTTCTAAATCTTGAGCAAGAAAAGAGTAAATATATTCATCAGAATAACCTGGAGCGAGAGGAAATTTACCCAAGGAGATCCACTTCTTAGCACGATAGCCCGTTTCCTCTTCAATTTCCCGTTGAATCGTTTCTGCGGGATCTTCATTAACTTCAACAGTACCAGCCGGAAATTCCAAAAGTCGTCCTTTTAATGCAAAGCGATACTGACGCACTAAAACCAGTTTACCCTCTGGTGTAACAGGCACAGCCAAAGCACCGCCAGGGTGACGAATACATTCCCAGTCACCCTCAGCCCCATTCGGTAAGCGCAAACGATGGACATCAAAACTAAACTTCCGACCTTGGTAGAATAAGCGTTGTTGAATAATTTCTGGAGGTTCTTGACCGAGTACCATAGTAAGTTATAAACGACGGACACCAGAACAGTCTACCGCTTCTGTGAGTTCAGCGATCGCGCAATTTGTTACTGGATCGATCCAATCGGGAGCAATTTCTGCTAAAGGTACTAACACGAAACCTCTTTCTCTCATCCGTGGGTGAGGAATTTGCAACTCTGGTGTTTCCAGAATCAAATCTTCGTATAAGATCAGATCGAGGTCGAGCGATCGCGCCCCCCAACGTTCCCGACGCACTCTACCAAAATTTTTTTCCACTTTCAGTAACACCTGTAACAATTCTTGGGGACTTAGCTGCACCTCGAGCAACACACAGCCATTAATATAATCTGGTTGTGGCGGTCCCACTGGTGCAGTTTGATACCAACTGGAAACTGATTTTAAAGCAATACCAGGAGTTTGCGCCAACATCTCCACAGCTTCTCTGACAATTGTACGAGACTCACCTAAATTACTACCCAGCGCCACAGCAACTTTTTTCCCCTCTTTTATCATTCCATTCCTCACGACAGATGTATTTTGCAACTAACTTAAGTTATCAGAAAGTTGTCCATGATGAATAATACCAATTCTCAAAAAATATAGCGGTTTTTTTTGAGAAATAAAATTACAACGAACTAATAACAAATAAAAACACAATGGAACTCGATCGAACCCTTGGCGTTTGGCTAGCAGGACATAGAGATTACGTTTATTCCTTAGCCATAACCAGCGATGGAAACACTTTAGTTAGCGGCAGTGCCGACAAAACTATTCACATTTGGAACTTAAATAATGGCGAACAAAAAGCTATTTTAACAGGTCACTCAGACTGGATTCATGCTGTCGCTATTACTCCAAACGACGAAACAATTGTCAGTGGTAGTTTCGACAAAACAATTAAACTCTGGAACCTCAAAACAGGCGCAGAAATTCGGACAATAACCGGACATCAAGACCGAATTTATTCCTTAGCAATTACTCCCGATGGCAAGAAAATTTATAGCGGTAGCCAAGATACAACTATTAAAGTCTGGAACCTCGAAACAGGCGCAGAAATTCAGACTATTACTAGCCCTTCCGACTGGGTTTACTCAGTAGCAATTAGTCCTGATGGCAAAACTTTAGCAAGTGGCTGTGCCGATGGTAAAATTTATCTAATCGATTCAGGAGCGATCGCTGGTCATCGCGGTGCAGTCACTTCTGTCACCATTACTCCAGATAATCAAAGATTGATTAGTAGTAGTATTGACGAAACAATAAAAATTTGGAACTTAAAAACAGGTCAAGAAATAAAGACAATCAAGGCGCATTCTGATGGCGTAACTTCTATTGCAATTAGTCATGACGGGCAAAAAATAATTAGTGGCGGAAACGACAACTCAGTTAAAATTTGGTCGGCAATCACAGGTCAAGAAATTCACAGCTTTACTGGTCATTGGGATGCCGTTTTATCCGTAGCAATTAGCCCCGATGGAAAGACTATTGTTAGTGGTAGTCGCAACGATGTCATTAAAGTTTGGTTGATGGAATAAACCTAAGTTCGATATAATTCAATATATAGCAGAGAACGAATTAGTTAGGACATCCTCATTTTCGGAAAACCTTGCTAGCATAGGCTCTCATCACTGTTTACTGTTCACTGTTTACTGTTTACTGCTATAAAAGGTGAGGGGGAAAACTAAGCGAGAGCGAGCTTAGATCGACTAATCAATGATGCTTATTGAGAAGGGGAAAACCCAAAAAAATTAGATTAAATGAGTTGAATTACGCTCTTCTTAGAACTGAAAAAAAATTGGATTGCTGTGACGAAAAGTGTTTGGCGATCGCCAAAGACAGGAATAGCAAGTCAAGCAAAGCCGTTTAGACTGGACAATCATAAGCGACATCACCTACTGACTATTCTTCTATTCTTGCCAATACTGAGGCTGATTCAGCACTCTTGAACATTGAACCTTTCCTTGAATGCGCTCAATCACTCCTGCCAATAATCCTTGAACCATCCAGGCATTTGTATGTTCTGCCGGAATCGGATAGGGAGCCTCAAAGCCTAGGTTTCCTGCTGGTACAAAACCAAACCGTGGATAGTACCCTGGATGCCCTAGGACAAACACGAGTTCGACTCCCGATTCTCTTAACTGTTTCAAACCTTCATGAATCAATTTTTTGCCAATGCCTCGCTTTTGTAGCCTAGGGATAACTGCCAAAGGTGCAAGAATCCGACTAGACACAGACTCTACCGTGGTCTGGACACCAGTTGCCACAATTGTTGTTTTACTGAAGAGAATGTGTCCAAACAATTCTCCATTTTCTTCCGCCACTAAAGATAGTAATGGTGCTGCTGTTCGATCGTCGAATAATTTAGTTACCAATTCAGCAATTTCTCGACCTTCTGCTTCACCGAATGCTTGGAAATGGATTTGAGTAATTGTCGGTATATCTATCTGTGTTGATTGTCTAATTTCCAAAGTCTCTAACCTCTGTAGCGGAGCCAAATCAAAAAGTATATTATACTTCTTCCCGGCCCACGAAGGCGAGCTACTCTGGAGAAGTCTATGTTCGTGTAGCTGCCCGTTTACGGGTTCGGCAGAAAATCAATCTAAACTACTTACTTAATTCCTTGTCTCACCGGAATTTTAATCCAAAACTCCGTACCTTTACCTAGCTGAGAAACACATTCTAATGAACCACTATGTTTTTCCACTACAATTTGATAACTAATAGACAAACCTAAACCAGTTCCTTTCCCCACGGGTTTAGTGGTAAAAAATGGATTAAATAATCGCTCTTTAACTGCTTTTGTCATTCCCGGACCATTATCCGCAATTAAAATTACTACTTTTTGAGAATCAACTAACTCAGTTTTAATCGTTATCTGACTGGGATTTGCATTTATCTCTTCCTGAGAACGTTGACTATTGTAATCGTCTAAAGCATCGATAGCATTAGTTAAAATATTCAAAAAAACTTGATTTAACTGACCAGCATAACATTCAACAACTGGTAATTGACTATAATCTTTGATTACTTTTATTTCCGGGTGACTGGGCTTAGATTTGAGACGACTTTGAAGAATCAATAAACTATTATCAAGTCCTTCGTGAATATTAACTTCTTTCATTTCAGCTTCGTCAAGGCGAGAAAAATTACGCAATGATAGTACAATTTTGCGAATACGATTGGTTCCAACTTTAATCGAGTCAATAATTTTGAGAAAATCTTCAACTAAAAATTCTAAGTCAATTTCTTCTATTAAATTGGCAATCTCTGGATGTGGATTAGGATAATATTTTTGATAAAGTTTGACAAGTTTTAGTAAATCATTGGTGTAGTTTTCTGTATGAGTAAGATTGCCATAAATAAAGTTAACTGGATTATTTATTTCGTGAGCTACACCCGCAACCAGTTGACCTAAACTAGACATTTTTTCTGCTTGGATTAACTGGTTTTGTGCTTGACGAAAGTTTTGCAAAGCGTTTTCTGCTTGCTCTTTTGCTTGTAATAATTCCTCTTCTGCTTGTTTGCGATCGCTGATATCTGTAGAAATTCCACAAATAGCATAAACATTTCCGCTTGTATCATAAAAAGGAAATTTACTAGAGATATAAGTCTGGAAAGTATCATTAACTTTAACAGTTTCTTCCCATTGCATAGGAATCCCTGTTTTGATAACTATCCGATCGTTTTCTCGTAATTTATTAGCAACTTCTTCTGGATGAATATCATAGTCATTTTTGCCTTTTATTTTCTCGTTAATTAGGTCAAATAAATGCTCAAATTGGCGATTTATGAGTAAATAACGTCCCTCGATATCTTTAATATAAATTACTTCCGGAGAGTTGTCGAGGATAGCTTGTAGTCGCTCTTCACTTTCTCTTAATGCTTTTTCTGCTTCTTGTTGTTCGGTAATATCAATTCCGGTGCTAATAATATATTCAATAGTTCCTTCTTCATTAAGAAGTACCGTATCTGACCAAGCAATTAAACGTTGTTTACCATCCTTAGTTAACCAATAACTTTCATATTTTTTCGGAAAACTACTAACTTGTAAATCCCCCGATAAAAATTTTTCCGCTTCCACTGTTTCGGAAGACAAAAATAATTGCCAAAAGCATTTACCTTGAACTTCTTGAAAATTATATTTGGTTGTTTTTTCGCAAGCTTTATTGAAGCGAATAATCCGTCCTTGAGAATCTAAAACTACTACTAAAGCCCCGGCTATTTCTAACGTTGCTGCTGCAAAATTACGTTCTATTTCTACTTTATGAAATAGTTCCTGTACCTGCGCTGTCATTTGATTAAAGGTTGTTGCTAGAACACTCAATTCATAGGGACTGGTAATGTTGACTTGAGTATCAAAATTTCCTTCACTAATTTGCGTAGCCGCAGATGTAAAAAATTTGAAAGGTGAAACAATCCGTTGGGAGAGAATAAATCCCGCCGCGATCGCTGCTATAATTACAGCAATTAGGGCTTCTACCGTTCTCTTCACCATACTGTGAATAGGAGCATAAGCTTCGGTGAGAGGTAGTTCAACAACTAAATTCCAACCTAAACTAGGAATTGGTGCTGTTGCTCCTAATACTTTGACATCTTTTAATCCTCTATAAACATGAGGTTTTTGATAAGATTTATTAGATTTAAGATATCCTAATAAAGGATTTTGGGAAAGGTTTTGCCTTTGAAAATTATTTTGCGTGCTTCCTTTTTCAGCAATTAAAAAATTTTTTTCATCAACCACATAAACGTGACCTGTTTTACCTACTTCTGTTTGCGAGACAACAAACCAGAGAAAGCTAAGATTAATTTTAGCAAATAATACGCCATCGACTCGATCTTCGAGATTGCGGATTGGCACTGCTAGGGTTATCATTGGTATACCAGTTGTGGGATTAATTTCCACTGGACTGATATATTCTTCTTGCTGTTTGAAGGTACGCGTAAATAAAGAAGAATCAGCAAGATTTTTGTATTTTACCTGTTCGGAGGGGGAAACTGCGACTACTGGATTACCTTTGCTATCTAAAATGCTTACGAATTCATAAGCATCGTTGTGACGAATTAATCCTTCTAGTAAACTTTGCTGAATTTGTGGAGAATAGTTAGTTATTCCTCTAACTCTAGCTAGATAACTTAGTCTACCATGCAAGTCATCCAAATAATTGTTAATCTGGCTAGCAGTAATTTGGGAAAGCTCTTTTTGCAACTTTCGTGACTGTTGAAAATGATAGTTAAAGCTGAGATAAAGAAGTATTCCTCCGGTTGACAAAACACTTAAAATGCCCATAATAATAAGACTAAAACCTAGCTGATTGGCAATAGAAAAGAACCTATTCCAAAAGGTTATTTTCCTATTTCTAGAGTCAGCTAAAAGACGACTAGAGTCTCGATTTTTCATCAACTTTCACTAAATTAATACTTACTATTTTGATTTATTTGCTTCCCGAATTTCGTTTTTTTATAATATTTTTACTAGCTCAAATATTAGAGAATTGTTTTTTTTAGCTTAGGGAAGCTAAGTTTATTTTTAGGTTACAGAACAAGTATGAAAAACTCGTGAAAGAGCATTTTGGGTATTCGAGTGATTTGAGCGATCGCCAATCTCCTCCTGTAAATTAGGGATACTACCATCAGTATGCTTCACTTTAAGATATACAAGCAAGGTGAAAATCTATGTAAATTCTTGCAAGCAATTATGGATAAATCTCAATTTCTCCAGTAATAACTCGGTTGCGAGCAGTGTTAAAAGCTGCTTCTTCTTCTGGGGTTAGCATTCCCCGAAAGGGAGCAAAATCATAAATCTTCTCTTTGAGACCAAATTTATACAGTTTCCCTTCCCAGCGCCCTTGCTGCATTAAAGTCGCGGCATTTAAAATTAACTGAGGTATATCTTGCAAAACACTGGTTAAAATGCGATCGGGTGCTAGTTCGTACTGATCTTTTGTCCAACCGATAACATATATTCCCTCTTTTTTGGTTACTGTTTTGATTGCAGCTACACCTGCTTCATCTGCATTGAAGGCGAAAATATCAACTCCCGCAGCTAGCAAATCAAGTGCAACTTTGGTTGCTTTTTCTTCATCAGTCCAAGTTCCTAAAAATTTAGTAAAAACTTCAATTGATTGGTTAGTTGCTTCTGCTCCGCGTTTAAATAATGTTGCTTCTTCTTGATAAACTGGATAATTTTCTCCTACTACATAAGCTACTTTATTACTTTTGGTTTTCATCGCTGCTAACAACCCAGTTAAATAGCCGACTTCTCCAGAGCGAAAACCTACAGCGCCTAAGTTATGATTGTTTCCTGGATAGGTTGTTATCAAAGCAAATTTTGTCCGCGGAAATTCCTGAGCTACAATCTCAGCAGAATTAATGTAACCACCACTATGACCGATAATAAAGTCATATCCTTCTCGAGCATATTTTCGCATTACTTCTTCACTGTCAACATTAGATACATACTCTTGATAGGCAATTTGAGCCTGATAGTTTTTTTCAATCGCTCTCAATCCTTCGTAACCAGCTTGACTCCAACTTTCGTCTTCTTTCGAGCCGCTTAAAAGCATTGCTACTTGGAAGTTGCTGGGAGTTTCCACCTTTGAAGAAGTTTCGGTATCGGAGGGCGATCGCTGGCAACTTACAACCAATAATAATGTTAAAATTGCCAGGAAAAAGCTAATTAAAAAATTTTGATGGCGCATACGAGTTGGCTACTCTTCTCAGGTAAAATTAATTAAAATTTTAATTAGACGAAGCAAAATATACTCAGAGTGATTTTACTCTAATATAGGAAACTGAAGTTA
The Oscillatoria salina IIICB1 genome window above contains:
- a CDS encoding aminotransferase class V-fold PLP-dependent enzyme, whose protein sequence is MSTAIYLNTARLGLMLPRVQRLYGDFLKFTGDEVSSLYFDKFIYFGFESLPNKIQKIYPFLSDWKGISNFKKSLKSILSVPLYATTDAKILLANRSCQLMKLGANLLFLKSPKVLTTDLEWPQYKAILKQQKEFLGGKIKTVDLRSFILEDNCTREDLISRVISAYDKYDCDGLFISHITFEGFRLPVEDIVKIITSQKKKPSFVVVDGSQSFSHSPLNILEYSDFYITGCHKWLRAWHPMGLAFCSQSNSVEFITTIYRQMLEKGKLDDPLLNFTNQLELGSNSAFTETVNLNSLFSAAAAVANILEGNQSMEQKFKKLVEQVEKLEAVSINYHWTPLVKNDSLKSGIGLIKSTKPSIRALTPKQLRASFQSHGIDLTAYGKGIIRISAPIKELDINDYKLFHKALDFCHS
- a CDS encoding glutamate-cysteine ligase family protein; translated protein: MLNRKIGLEFEFPAINLSDGKMIDRSQIKKVWDELGKNFDYQTYYDPATKQPVGVLYKDEDGRIVIVDTDVSVGLVEFGFNPFYTLHDCYENMVKILKNFLPYFHNNGIGLLSTTFHPKTPNFYPDLKTEKVWYRVLLKHLNHYLGSNYAAHQVCIDVSYEELMPLTNSLLALSSIFIALFANSSVGENKIFQNHDEREYRWDFWPSNHPNRLQLPSRKFASFTEYLKYNFEVPFVAVKRPNSFCIVEDEVSNFEYLVKDNWKAFDVIDTEYKFLEPTINDVNEMNQYIFLKTRIKYFFKKQSSLSDLLKNYKENTFDDFAKVNLEKLYLENRSIDAQNWDEIMAPSAFILGLIENLPQTKKVVDSQPWEYWLELRKRTIKSSLKVEEAVLISQELLEISKQGLVKRNMGEEVYLDSIARNLKDQKSPAMKAIEEYQDRGIDGYIKNRLINL
- a CDS encoding NUDIX hydrolase, whose product is MVLGQEPPEIIQQRLFYQGRKFSFDVHRLRLPNGAEGDWECIRHPGGALAVPVTPEGKLVLVRQYRFALKGRLLEFPAGTVEVNEDPAETIQREIEEETGYRAKKWISLGKFPLAPGYSDEYIYSFLAQDLEKLQQPLNLDDDEDIEVVLLSPQEFLEAILVGEAIDAKSICSFFLARSFLETRGESFEGSVTYTS
- the folK gene encoding 2-amino-4-hydroxy-6-hydroxymethyldihydropteridine diphosphokinase; translated protein: MIKEGKKVAVALGSNLGESRTIVREAVEMLAQTPGIALKSVSSWYQTAPVGPPQPDYINGCVLLEVQLSPQELLQVLLKVEKNFGRVRRERWGARSLDLDLILYEDLILETPELQIPHPRMRERGFVLVPLAEIAPDWIDPVTNCAIAELTEAVDCSGVRRL
- a CDS encoding WD40 repeat domain-containing protein, with the translated sequence MELDRTLGVWLAGHRDYVYSLAITSDGNTLVSGSADKTIHIWNLNNGEQKAILTGHSDWIHAVAITPNDETIVSGSFDKTIKLWNLKTGAEIRTITGHQDRIYSLAITPDGKKIYSGSQDTTIKVWNLETGAEIQTITSPSDWVYSVAISPDGKTLASGCADGKIYLIDSGAIAGHRGAVTSVTITPDNQRLISSSIDETIKIWNLKTGQEIKTIKAHSDGVTSIAISHDGQKIISGGNDNSVKIWSAITGQEIHSFTGHWDAVLSVAISPDGKTIVSGSRNDVIKVWLME
- a CDS encoding GNAT family N-acetyltransferase, which encodes MEIRQSTQIDIPTITQIHFQAFGEAEGREIAELVTKLFDDRTAAPLLSLVAEENGELFGHILFSKTTIVATGVQTTVESVSSRILAPLAVIPRLQKRGIGKKLIHEGLKQLRESGVELVFVLGHPGYYPRFGFVPAGNLGFEAPYPIPAEHTNAWMVQGLLAGVIERIQGKVQCSRVLNQPQYWQE
- a CDS encoding cache domain-containing protein; the protein is MGILSVLSTGGILLYLSFNYHFQQSRKLQKELSQITASQINNYLDDLHGRLSYLARVRGITNYSPQIQQSLLEGLIRHNDAYEFVSILDSKGNPVVAVSPSEQVKYKNLADSSLFTRTFKQQEEYISPVEINPTTGIPMITLAVPIRNLEDRVDGVLFAKINLSFLWFVVSQTEVGKTGHVYVVDEKNFLIAEKGSTQNNFQRQNLSQNPLLGYLKSNKSYQKPHVYRGLKDVKVLGATAPIPSLGWNLVVELPLTEAYAPIHSMVKRTVEALIAVIIAAIAAGFILSQRIVSPFKFFTSAATQISEGNFDTQVNITSPYELSVLATTFNQMTAQVQELFHKVEIERNFAAATLEIAGALVVVLDSQGRIIRFNKACEKTTKYNFQEVQGKCFWQLFLSSETVEAEKFLSGDLQVSSFPKKYESYWLTKDGKQRLIAWSDTVLLNEEGTIEYIISTGIDITEQQEAEKALRESEERLQAILDNSPEVIYIKDIEGRYLLINRQFEHLFDLINEKIKGKNDYDIHPEEVANKLRENDRIVIKTGIPMQWEETVKVNDTFQTYISSKFPFYDTSGNVYAICGISTDISDRKQAEEELLQAKEQAENALQNFRQAQNQLIQAEKMSSLGQLVAGVAHEINNPVNFIYGNLTHTENYTNDLLKLVKLYQKYYPNPHPEIANLIEEIDLEFLVEDFLKIIDSIKVGTNRIRKIVLSLRNFSRLDEAEMKEVNIHEGLDNSLLILQSRLKSKPSHPEIKVIKDYSQLPVVECYAGQLNQVFLNILTNAIDALDDYNSQRSQEEINANPSQITIKTELVDSQKVVILIADNGPGMTKAVKERLFNPFFTTKPVGKGTGLGLSISYQIVVEKHSGSLECVSQLGKGTEFWIKIPVRQGIK
- a CDS encoding BMP family protein, producing the protein MRHQNFLISFFLAILTLLLVVSCQRSPSDTETSSKVETPSNFQVAMLLSGSKEDESWSQAGYEGLRAIEKNYQAQIAYQEYVSNVDSEEVMRKYAREGYDFIIGHSGGYINSAEIVAQEFPRTKFALITTYPGNNHNLGAVGFRSGEVGYLTGLLAAMKTKSNKVAYVVGENYPVYQEEATLFKRGAEATNQSIEVFTKFLGTWTDEEKATKVALDLLAAGVDIFAFNADEAGVAAIKTVTKKEGIYVIGWTKDQYELAPDRILTSVLQDIPQLILNAATLMQQGRWEGKLYKFGLKEKIYDFAPFRGMLTPEEEAAFNTARNRVITGEIEIYP